From Permianibacter aggregans, a single genomic window includes:
- a CDS encoding energy transducer TonB has product MSETQRSTIGRAAMYFAVWLSLVSISANADFQSAMSAYEQQDYATAFQEFKRLSELGDAPSQRNLAVMYFKGQHVAPSAVEAYAWASLSNQAGGEENARIFHAIAKNLSDAVKPQAEQRFQALQAQFGTAALQQRLMPIVEQRQADCSVEASGDAVPREISPPRYPIGAAMDNVEGFACVSFYLSKSGFPKNLKVIESDAFLAGNRESKQQKSTFEKVTLEAIRKWTFLPAADETLRENKRSYCLDYKLEKFSRKEVAQIQKDVKLAAEEDQNAKVLFRLSNHYKEIASHLKDNGKEEYVDYEKDANTLKLRSAVYGNADAQYSVASDLLTGNQCTKDEQKGIIWLTFAAQQGHAQSQYLLANHLMSGESVKPQPEKAMQWYKLAAENGHNAARMMYLTYALEQESVDVSTLETLLPKDFDPTDMQQLEVAALLAARKDDYAEALRRQTQVLEIAEELEFETEQRKLRLQRYQQMQQRTSLLQQ; this is encoded by the coding sequence ATGTCAGAAACACAGAGAAGCACGATAGGACGTGCGGCAATGTATTTCGCGGTTTGGCTAAGCTTAGTGTCCATTTCGGCGAATGCTGACTTTCAGTCAGCAATGAGTGCTTACGAGCAGCAAGATTACGCGACTGCGTTCCAGGAGTTCAAACGCCTATCTGAGTTAGGTGACGCGCCATCGCAACGCAACCTGGCGGTCATGTATTTCAAGGGTCAACATGTTGCGCCTAGCGCCGTTGAGGCTTATGCATGGGCATCACTTTCTAATCAAGCGGGAGGTGAGGAAAACGCCAGAATATTTCATGCGATTGCGAAAAATCTTTCCGATGCAGTAAAGCCGCAGGCGGAACAACGTTTCCAAGCATTACAAGCTCAATTTGGCACAGCCGCATTGCAACAACGGCTTATGCCAATTGTGGAACAACGCCAGGCAGATTGCAGCGTGGAAGCATCGGGCGATGCGGTGCCACGAGAAATATCACCACCCAGATATCCGATCGGCGCCGCAATGGATAATGTTGAGGGGTTTGCTTGTGTCAGCTTCTACCTTTCTAAAAGCGGTTTTCCGAAGAACTTGAAGGTTATTGAGTCAGATGCATTTCTTGCCGGCAATCGAGAAAGTAAGCAGCAAAAATCTACGTTTGAGAAAGTCACACTTGAGGCGATCAGGAAATGGACGTTTTTGCCTGCAGCGGATGAGACTCTTCGAGAAAACAAGCGCTCTTACTGTCTCGATTATAAACTTGAGAAGTTTTCCAGAAAGGAAGTAGCGCAAATTCAGAAAGATGTGAAACTTGCTGCCGAAGAAGACCAGAATGCCAAAGTGCTTTTTAGGCTTTCTAATCACTATAAGGAAATCGCTTCGCACCTGAAGGATAATGGGAAGGAAGAGTACGTTGATTATGAAAAAGACGCTAATACGCTAAAACTGCGTAGCGCCGTGTACGGTAACGCCGATGCGCAATACAGTGTGGCTTCTGACTTGTTGACAGGCAATCAATGCACTAAGGACGAACAGAAGGGCATTATTTGGTTAACATTTGCTGCGCAACAGGGGCATGCTCAGTCGCAATACTTATTGGCCAATCACCTAATGAGTGGTGAGTCGGTGAAGCCGCAACCAGAAAAAGCGATGCAGTGGTATAAGTTGGCCGCGGAAAATGGTCACAATGCAGCTCGAATGATGTATTTGACGTATGCGCTGGAGCAAGAGTCTGTTGACGTTTCGACCCTGGAAACCTTATTGCCGAAAGACTTTGACCCGACGGATATGCAGCAACTGGAAGTCGCTGCGCTACTGGCCGCTCGTAAAGACGATTACGCTGAGGCGCTTAGACGACAGACACAAGTACTGGAAATCGCTGAGGAATTGGAGTTCGAGACCGAGCAGCGAAAGCTCCGTCTACAGCGCTATCAGCAAATGCAGCAACGGACATCACTGTTGCAGCAGTGA